The genomic stretch GCAAGTCGGCAGTATTCAACATGTTCATACGCCTGGTAATGCCTCTGGTATTGTTGATGGCGCAGCGCTGATATTAATTGGGAGTGCGGAGGCTGGCGTTAAGTGGGACTTGAAACCCAGAGCAAGAGTGGTCGCGACGGCTGTCGTTGGCACAGATCCCACCATCATGCTAACGGGACCTGTCCCTGCAACCCAGAAAGCATTAGCTTTGGCAGGGTTAAGGGTTGAGGATATTGATTTATTTGAAGTGAATGAAGCGTTTGCAGCTGTTGTGATGCGTTTTATGAATGAACTTAATATCTCGGCTGATATTGTTAATGTAAACGGCGGTTCTATTGCGATGGGGCATCCGTTAGGCGCAACGGGGGCGATTATTCTCGGTTCGTTATTAGATGAATTAGAGGCTCGTAATCTAAAGCGTGGTCTTGTTACCTTGTGTGTAGGTGGAGGCATGGGGATTGCAACAATTATTGAACGTGTAGAGGGATAACTATGTCATTAATTAGTACCGTGTCATTAATTAGTAGTACGACATCAATTCGTATAGAGCAAGATGATGCTGGAATAGTACATTTAATTTTCGATAAAGCCGATTCAAAAGTTAATTTACTTGATCGTTGTTTTATTGATGATTATGTAAAAACAGTGAATCAACTCAAAAAAATGACCTTTACCGGTGTTGTTCTGCGTTCAGCAAAAACAAGTTTCTTTGCTGGGGGCGATATAACGGAACTCAGCGATAGCGCGATTCAAGACATTGAAGCAAGTTTCCAATTATTATCCTCGCTGAAAGAGTCTATGCGCTGGTTAGAAACATGTGGAAAACCGCTAGTTGCTTGTATCAATGGTGCTGCACTTGGCAGTGGTTGGGAACTCGCATTAGCCTGTCATTATCGTATTGCACTGGTGACAAATACGGCATTGGATATACCAACAGTAACATTAGGTTTGCCTGAAGTTACTTTGGGTTTAATACCGGGCGTGGGTGGCGTCGTCAGAATGACACGCTTGTTAGGGTTTGAAACGTCAATCCCGTATCTACTTAAAGGGAAACAATTCGACAGTGAAGAAGGCGTTAAACTGGGGTTAATTGATCAAATCGCGACATCAAATGTACAAATGATGGCACAAGCAACGAATTGGATTTTGTCACAACTACAACCAGTGAGACAGACCTTTGATATTGAAAATTATCAATTCCCCGGTGGTCATGTTAATAACCCGAATATCGCGAGCTTGTTAGTGCAAGCGCCCGCCATGTTAAAGCAAAAAACACAAGGCAATTTACCGGCACCAGAGGCCATTTTAGCAGTCATGATTGAATCTGCTGAAGTAGATGTCGACACGGCGTTAAGATTGGAAACACGTTATTTTCTGAATGTGATTAGCGATCAAGTGGCTAAAAATATGATTAATACTTTTTGGCATCAATATAATCAAGTCAAAGCCGGAGCGTCGCGCCCGCTAGATTATTCTGTCAGGAAATTTAGTAAAGTTGGTGTACTCGGAGCGGGTATGATGGGGGCGGGTATTGCTTATGCGTTAGCAAGCCATGGCATCACAGTGATCCTAAAAGATATCAGTATAGAAAAAGCTGTTTTTGCTAAATCATACACAGCCTCTATTTTAGCGAACTGTAAACTTGCGGATGAAGAAAAAGGTGCAATTTTAAGACGCATTATACCATCCAAGGCTCACACCGATTTGATTGGTTGCGATATGGTTATTGAGGCTGTTTTTGAAGACCGTAAAGTTAAATCACAAGCGATATCTGATACTCTCGCTGCGATTGATGCTGCTGATACGCGTGATGATGTTAGCGGTAGTTGTGATAAGGGTTGTGATCGTCATGGCCTCATCATGGCCTCGAATACGTCGACATTACCGATAACGAGTTTAGCGACAGCTTCGACAAAGCCTGAAAACTTTATTGGTTTACACTTTTTTTCTCCAGTAGATAAAATGCCGCTAGTCGAGATAATAAAAGGGGATAAAACCTCATTGGCAACCTTGGCTGCCGCGTATGATTTAGTATTACAAATAGGTAAAGTGCCCATAGTGGTTAATGATTGCAGGGGCTTTTTTACCTCACGCTTATTTTTCACTTATGTTTCTGAAGGTATGCGCATGTTAAGTGAAGGTGTACCGGCTGAAGTAATTGAAAATGCAGCGATTCAAGCTGGCTTACCATTAGGGCCTCTCGCCATTATTGATGAGGTGAGTTTGTCACTGGTGGATAATGTACGTAATCAAACGCGACTAGATTTAAAAGCTGAAGGCAAAGAGCGCATAGATAATCCTGCTGATGCTGTTTTAGACAAGTTATTGGCCTTAAAGCGACGAGGTAAATTAGCGGGCGCAGGTTTTTATGATTACAGTAGGCAAGGTCATAAGCAGTTATGGCCTGGTTTAACGACGGTATTTCCAACCCAAGATAACTGGGATATAGAGACGGTGAAAGACCGTTTATTATTTGTGCAATCCTTAGAGGCGCTCAGAGCGTATGAAGAAGGGGTGGTGACAAGTACCCGTGATGCCAATATCGGTTCAATTTTTGGTTTAGGTTTTCCAGCTTGGACTGGCGGTGTTTTACAGTTCGTTGATCACTATGGTGCTGTCGCATTTAAGCGCCGTTCAGAGCAATTAACTGAACAGTTTGGTCCGCAATTCACACCTGCTGCGATACTCTCACACTGGTATTCTCACAGTAGTAAATAGAAGTCGTAAACGACTTAATGCAAATGCAGTCTCAATGATAGACGTTTGTCGAACGTTGGGTGAGCAATGACGATTTTGTAAAAGTTGAAGTGTAAGTCTCTTGTTCATGTGCGATTCATATTTCGCGTTATATTATGAAGATTAAGCATAACGAGAAAGCTAATTGAGAGAAGAGAAGATTACACATGATAAATACAGCATACAAGATCATAACGCTTTTAATTGGGTTCATTAGCTTTGTATTCGTGACAGGCTTAGGCTTGATACTTACTACTGTCTTGTTAATTACAGGCATAATCGCGAGGCCATTTTTACTGAAAAATGTACAAGATAAAGGTAATCAGCCACAGGCGTATAAGGTAAATGATGCCGTACCAGGTCAAGTGTATGAAGGCAAATATGAGCGAGTGGATCAGTAAAAATACTGATGTCTGTGATGACTGTTTATAAATTACACGATGATGTTTTAAAACAAATTCACTAATGTTATTATCCAAGGTTCATGTAACGGTTAACTAGGAGATAATAACTAGTGAAAGTGCCACAAAGAATACAACCTCTTGTTGATGATGGACTTGTTGACGAAGTCGTTCGTCAGCTTATGAGTGGTAAAGAAGCAACTGTATATGTTGTGCGGTGTGGGCAAGAGATCCGTTGCGCTAAAGTTTATAAAGAAGTTGAAAAGAGAAGCTTTAAACAGGCTGTTCAATATCGTGAAGGTCGTAAGGTTCGTAATAGCCGACGCGCACGAGCAATGGAAAAAGGCTCTAGCTTTGGACGTAATGAGCAAGAGAAGGTCTGGCAAAATGCTGAAGTTGAAGCACTATATCGTTTAGACAATGCTGGTGTTCGAGTACCTGAACCATATGGTTGTTTCGACGGTGTTTTACTCATGGAACTGGTAACTGATGCAGACGGTTTTGCGGCACCGCGTTTAGCTGATGTTGTATTAACACCAGAACAAGCCGTTATAGATCATGATAAAGTGATTCACTTTGTTAAATTAATGCTCTGTGCAGGCCTTATTCATGGTGATTTATCTGAATTCAACGTATTAGTTGACGAACACGGTCCTGTTATTATTGATTTGCCACAAGCAGTTGATGCATCAGCAAATAATAACGCCAAGTGGATGCTTGAGCGTGATGTTGAAAACATGAGACTTTATTATGGCCAATTCGCACCACAATTACTTGAGCTAAAATATGCCAAAGAAATGTGGGCGTTATATGAACTTGGCGAACTGAATGCTGATGCTGAGTTAACCGGCGAGTTTGTTGAAGATACAGAGTCTGCTGATGTCGATGGTATTTTAGACGAGATTAACGCTGCGAGAGAAGAAGAACTTGATCGTTTAGCGCGTATTCAATCGGCTGATGAAGTTGAACAGTAAACTGCGATAGCGAGACAAGCGGAGCTTAATCGCGATTAGAATTGATGGAACCCCTTAGCAATGTGTATTTCTAAGGGGTTTTTTATAACGTTGAAATGAGGATGTACTTATGATCCATGTTTATTCGTAACCTACACTATTTACTTACATTACTCATGACACTGTAATGCCTAACGTGATGTAACTATGTCTTGCTCCATGCTGGTGAAACTTTCTTCCGAAACCAATCTATTTGGTCGTAAACCAACACAATTTGTTGGTAAGTCCTGTTCGCGCTCTAAATATAATGCGCAATTATATAAATTCTTACGTAATGCAATATCACTACCTAACTTATCTTCTCCCCAATAATGTAATTCAAAAATCAAAAACCAAAAGATTTGTTCTTTTTCGTTTGAGACTTTCTCGTCGACTACATCCAGAGATTGCCAATCTTGTAAAACATCCCATACCAAGTTACTTAATTCTTTATAACTGGTTTTATGCATGAGAAATTGATTTAAGTTGTTTGTTAATATTTCTGATTTCTCATTAATAAATGCGATTGCTTGCATTGGTTTATCTCCACTTGTTTAAACTAATTTTAAGTTTAGCCTCAAACATTTATTTGGAGAGGTTTAAACTTGATTAATAATGCCTAAAAAGTAATAGTTCGATCTTGGTCACATCATTGTCGCTAAGTGTTTGAAATGTTCCTTTAGGAAACTGAGTAACACACGATGTTTTTTCGAACCCGCGCTTCCTGGTGGAAAAACGCCGTATAGTTCAATATTTGCTAACTCATAATCAGACAACAGTTGTTCGAGCTTATGCGAAGCTATTTTAGGTGCTGCGTCGTAAAATGGAATTCGCGCAATACCATGACCACCTTCAACAAAGGCTGTACGTGCAGCCGCATTGTTGGTCGTAATACTTCCTTTCGGTTTAACGCTGTATGCGCGAGTGCCTTTAGTCAGTGTTACTGTACTCGAGCTTAATTTATATAATACCCAATTATGTTCGACCAGTTCAGTCGGGGTTGTTGGTCGACCATATTTATTCAAATAATTGGGTGATG from Moritella marina ATCC 15381 encodes the following:
- a CDS encoding 3-hydroxyacyl-CoA dehydrogenase NAD-binding domain-containing protein, producing the protein MSLISTVSLISSTTSIRIEQDDAGIVHLIFDKADSKVNLLDRCFIDDYVKTVNQLKKMTFTGVVLRSAKTSFFAGGDITELSDSAIQDIEASFQLLSSLKESMRWLETCGKPLVACINGAALGSGWELALACHYRIALVTNTALDIPTVTLGLPEVTLGLIPGVGGVVRMTRLLGFETSIPYLLKGKQFDSEEGVKLGLIDQIATSNVQMMAQATNWILSQLQPVRQTFDIENYQFPGGHVNNPNIASLLVQAPAMLKQKTQGNLPAPEAILAVMIESAEVDVDTALRLETRYFLNVISDQVAKNMINTFWHQYNQVKAGASRPLDYSVRKFSKVGVLGAGMMGAGIAYALASHGITVILKDISIEKAVFAKSYTASILANCKLADEEKGAILRRIIPSKAHTDLIGCDMVIEAVFEDRKVKSQAISDTLAAIDAADTRDDVSGSCDKGCDRHGLIMASNTSTLPITSLATASTKPENFIGLHFFSPVDKMPLVEIIKGDKTSLATLAAAYDLVLQIGKVPIVVNDCRGFFTSRLFFTYVSEGMRMLSEGVPAEVIENAAIQAGLPLGPLAIIDEVSLSLVDNVRNQTRLDLKAEGKERIDNPADAVLDKLLALKRRGKLAGAGFYDYSRQGHKQLWPGLTTVFPTQDNWDIETVKDRLLFVQSLEALRAYEEGVVTSTRDANIGSIFGLGFPAWTGGVLQFVDHYGAVAFKRRSEQLTEQFGPQFTPAAILSHWYSHSSK
- a CDS encoding PA4780 family RIO1-like protein kinase, translated to MKVPQRIQPLVDDGLVDEVVRQLMSGKEATVYVVRCGQEIRCAKVYKEVEKRSFKQAVQYREGRKVRNSRRARAMEKGSSFGRNEQEKVWQNAEVEALYRLDNAGVRVPEPYGCFDGVLLMELVTDADGFAAPRLADVVLTPEQAVIDHDKVIHFVKLMLCAGLIHGDLSEFNVLVDEHGPVIIDLPQAVDASANNNAKWMLERDVENMRLYYGQFAPQLLELKYAKEMWALYELGELNADAELTGEFVEDTESADVDGILDEINAAREEELDRLARIQSADEVEQ